A genomic window from Streptomyces sp. MST-110588 includes:
- a CDS encoding Tat pathway signal sequence domain protein, whose amino-acid sequence MLRLMRHHLGKVVAGAAVALTGTAVMVAVTLPGDAGAAQGEGRRGDPASAADGPGTRAQGEAGQPARPGVVERAPREGDRGTGRDPLTDGELRRAQDLALPRTLREDSRDVKGRPGPERLTTDLAEPNPSEAGRPDAPRRAVVSVYDYASDTYVTKTVDLSAGKVVGTDSQRGVQPPPNREESFEAARLLIAAPLGEGLKKDYRHATGKELTDADQLMVTGFVYRGRAEGDAPENLRDCGRHRCVRLFTKVKNGQWIDTRRFVVDLSARTVGRLD is encoded by the coding sequence GTGCTCAGACTGATGCGCCACCACCTCGGCAAGGTGGTGGCCGGCGCGGCCGTCGCGCTGACGGGTACCGCGGTCATGGTGGCGGTGACGCTGCCCGGGGACGCGGGAGCCGCCCAGGGGGAGGGGCGCCGGGGCGACCCGGCGTCCGCGGCGGACGGCCCGGGGACGCGGGCGCAAGGGGAAGCGGGGCAGCCGGCCCGGCCCGGGGTGGTCGAGCGTGCTCCGCGGGAGGGGGACCGGGGTACCGGGCGGGACCCCCTGACGGACGGCGAGCTGCGGCGCGCGCAGGACCTGGCGCTGCCCCGTACGCTCCGCGAGGACAGCCGGGACGTCAAGGGAAGGCCGGGGCCGGAGCGGCTGACCACCGATCTGGCCGAACCCAACCCCTCGGAGGCGGGGCGGCCCGACGCGCCGCGCCGGGCCGTCGTCTCCGTCTACGACTACGCGTCGGACACCTACGTCACCAAGACCGTCGACCTCTCCGCAGGGAAGGTCGTGGGGACGGACAGCCAGCGCGGGGTGCAGCCGCCGCCCAACCGCGAGGAATCCTTCGAGGCGGCCCGGCTGCTGATCGCCGCGCCGCTCGGCGAAGGGCTGAAAAAGGACTACCGGCACGCCACCGGCAAGGAGCTGACCGACGCGGACCAGCTCATGGTCACCGGCTTCGTCTACCGGGGCCGGGCGGAGGGCGACGCCCCGGAGAACCTGCGTGACTGCGGGCGGCACCGGTGCGTCCGGCTGTTCACGAAAGTGAAGAACGGCCAGTGGATCGACACCAGGCGCTTCGTCGTCGATCTGAGCGCCCGTACCGTGGGCCGTCTGGACTGA
- the glgX gene encoding glycogen debranching protein GlgX — protein MQVWPGQMYPLGATYDGVGTNFAVFSETAQRVELCLLHDDGSETAVELRETDAFVRHAYLPGIMPGQRYGFRVHGPYKPQQGLRFNSAKLLLDPYARAVSGSIDWDEAVYGYPFGRPEARNDLDSAPHTMTSVVVNPYFDWGDDRAPRTAYHETVLYEAHVKGLTMLHPDLPDDLRGSYAALAHPAVIEHLTELGVTALELMPVHQFVHDHRLADAELANYWGYNTIGFFAPHNAYASWGDRGQQVLEFKSAVRALHQAGIEVILDVVYNHTAEGNHLGPTLSFRGLDNASYYRLADDPRYYMDTTGTGNSLLMRSPHVLQLIMDSLRYWVQEMRVDGFRFDLAATLARQFHEVDRLSSFFDLVQQDPVVSQVKLIAEPWDVGEGGYQVGNFPPLWTEWNGKFRDTVRDLWRGEPRTLAEFGSRLTGSSDLYQGDGRRPLASVNFVTCHDGFTLRDLVSYNEKHNDANGEHNQDGESFNRSWNCGTEGPTDDPAIRELRARQMRNFIATLMLSQGVPMLSHGDEFGRTQQGNNNAYCQDNELSWVRWPGGPRTLEEPRETAPGGPEPRAAEEEAEPDVGEVAEAADAAAAADAAEARAEAAAEAEAEAAVADEEDRELHAFVRQMVWLRRDHPVFRRRRFFHGRPMEGTHDELSDIAWFTPEGEEMRQRDWQAAHAKSLTVFLNGSAISEPGTRGERITDDSFLLMFNAHDEEKDFTVPVNHGRQWQAVVDTARPRSVADGGGAKVQAGDRLTLTGRSLLVLQRPA, from the coding sequence ATGCAGGTCTGGCCGGGACAGATGTATCCCCTGGGTGCCACGTACGACGGCGTGGGCACCAACTTCGCGGTGTTCTCCGAAACCGCGCAGCGCGTCGAGCTGTGTCTGCTGCACGACGACGGCTCGGAGACCGCCGTCGAGCTGCGGGAGACCGACGCGTTCGTACGGCACGCCTATCTGCCCGGGATCATGCCGGGCCAGCGGTACGGCTTCCGGGTGCACGGCCCGTACAAGCCGCAGCAAGGGCTCCGGTTCAACTCCGCCAAGCTGCTGCTGGACCCCTACGCACGGGCGGTCAGCGGCAGCATCGACTGGGACGAGGCGGTCTACGGCTACCCCTTCGGCAGGCCGGAGGCCCGCAACGACCTGGACTCCGCGCCGCACACCATGACGTCGGTGGTGGTCAATCCCTACTTCGACTGGGGCGATGACCGGGCGCCGCGCACCGCGTACCACGAGACGGTGCTCTATGAGGCGCACGTCAAGGGCCTGACGATGCTTCACCCCGACCTTCCGGACGACCTGCGGGGCTCGTACGCGGCGCTGGCGCACCCCGCGGTCATCGAGCACCTGACGGAGCTGGGCGTCACGGCGCTGGAGCTGATGCCGGTCCACCAGTTCGTGCACGACCACCGGCTGGCCGACGCGGAGCTGGCGAACTACTGGGGCTACAACACCATCGGCTTCTTCGCGCCGCACAACGCCTACGCGTCCTGGGGCGACCGCGGGCAGCAGGTGCTGGAGTTCAAGTCGGCGGTACGGGCCCTGCACCAGGCCGGCATCGAGGTCATCCTCGACGTGGTCTACAACCACACGGCCGAGGGCAACCACCTGGGTCCCACGCTGTCCTTCCGCGGCCTGGACAACGCCTCGTACTACCGGCTGGCGGACGATCCGCGGTACTACATGGACACCACCGGCACCGGCAACTCGCTGCTGATGCGCAGCCCGCACGTCCTCCAGCTCATCATGGACTCGCTGCGCTACTGGGTGCAGGAGATGCGGGTGGACGGCTTCCGCTTCGACCTCGCGGCGACGCTGGCCCGGCAGTTCCACGAGGTGGACCGGCTGTCGTCCTTCTTCGACCTGGTGCAGCAGGACCCGGTCGTCAGCCAGGTGAAGCTGATCGCCGAGCCGTGGGACGTGGGCGAGGGCGGGTACCAGGTGGGGAACTTCCCGCCGCTGTGGACGGAGTGGAACGGCAAGTTCCGCGACACCGTACGGGATCTGTGGCGCGGTGAGCCGCGCACCCTGGCCGAGTTCGGCTCCCGGCTGACCGGCTCCTCGGACCTCTACCAGGGCGACGGCCGCCGGCCGCTGGCCTCGGTCAACTTCGTCACCTGCCACGACGGCTTCACGCTGCGCGACCTGGTCTCGTACAACGAGAAGCACAACGACGCCAACGGCGAGCACAACCAGGACGGCGAGAGCTTCAACCGGTCCTGGAACTGCGGCACCGAGGGGCCGACGGACGACCCCGCCATCCGGGAGCTGCGCGCCCGTCAGATGCGGAACTTCATCGCCACGCTGATGCTCTCGCAGGGCGTGCCGATGCTCAGCCACGGCGACGAGTTCGGCCGTACGCAGCAGGGCAACAACAACGCCTACTGCCAGGACAACGAACTGTCGTGGGTGCGCTGGCCGGGCGGGCCACGGACGCTGGAGGAGCCGCGGGAGACGGCGCCGGGCGGGCCGGAGCCGCGGGCCGCCGAGGAGGAGGCGGAGCCGGACGTGGGCGAGGTCGCGGAGGCGGCGGACGCGGCAGCCGCGGCGGACGCCGCCGAGGCGCGGGCCGAAGCGGCGGCCGAGGCGGAGGCCGAGGCGGCGGTCGCCGACGAGGAGGACCGCGAGCTGCACGCCTTCGTACGTCAGATGGTGTGGCTGCGGCGGGACCACCCCGTCTTCCGGCGCCGTCGCTTCTTCCACGGCCGCCCCATGGAAGGCACCCACGACGAGCTGTCCGACATCGCCTGGTTCACCCCCGAAGGTGAGGAGATGCGGCAGCGGGACTGGCAGGCGGCGCACGCCAAATCGCTGACCGTCTTCCTCAACGGCAGCGCGATCTCCGAGCCCGGCACACGCGGCGAGCGGATCACGGACGACTCCTTCCTGCTGATGTTCAACGCGCACGACGAGGAGAAGGACTTCACGGTGCCCGTCAACCACGGGCGGCAGTGGCAGGCGGTGGTGGACACCGCGCGCCCGCGGTCCGTGGCGGACGGCGGCGGCGCCAAGGTCCAGGCCGGTGACCGGCTCACCCTCACCGGCCGCAGCCTGCTGGTCCTCCAGCGGCCGGCGTAG
- a CDS encoding GNAT family N-acetyltransferase gives MSVPPARGPHHPPPVSFRPLARADFPALGGWLAAEHVRAWWRGVLPAPSGIDREFGPQADGTDPTRSFVLLLAGEPAGLFQCYRHADYPAWDSAVGVPGAAGLDYLIGEPGHCGQGIGTAAISAFTSVVFGLFPEVITLASVPQKENRASCRALEKAGFTLLGERDVVSDDPSDSGISSIYVLPRARPVPAGGG, from the coding sequence GTGTCCGTTCCGCCGGCCAGGGGACCGCACCACCCGCCGCCGGTCTCCTTCCGGCCCCTGGCGCGGGCCGACTTCCCCGCGCTGGGCGGCTGGCTGGCCGCCGAGCACGTACGGGCCTGGTGGCGCGGGGTGCTGCCCGCACCGTCCGGCATCGACCGGGAATTCGGCCCCCAGGCGGACGGCACCGACCCGACCCGGTCGTTCGTCCTGCTGCTCGCCGGGGAGCCGGCCGGGCTGTTCCAGTGCTACCGCCACGCCGACTACCCCGCCTGGGACAGCGCGGTCGGCGTGCCGGGCGCGGCCGGCCTGGACTATCTGATCGGGGAACCCGGCCACTGCGGCCAAGGCATCGGTACGGCGGCGATCTCGGCCTTCACCTCCGTGGTCTTCGGCCTCTTCCCGGAGGTGATCACACTGGCGTCCGTACCGCAGAAGGAGAACCGCGCGTCGTGCCGCGCCCTGGAGAAGGCCGGTTTCACTCTTCTGGGCGAACGTGACGTCGTCTCCGACGACCCCTCCGACTCCGGGATCAGTTCGATCTACGTCCTGCCCAGGGCGCGCCCGGTACCGGCGGGCGGAGGCTGA
- the treY gene encoding malto-oligosyltrehalose synthase, which yields MTAESSAPPTATYRLQLQPGFPFAAAEKAVPHLAALGVSHLHLSPILEAVPGSTHGYDVVDHSAVRAELGGEEGLRALAATAAAHGLGLVVDIVPNHMALPAPESLNGPLWEVLRDGPASPYARWFDIEWDGGHGGRMLLPVLGGRLGDELRHLRVDGDVLRYHDHAFPIRPGTRELPLPRLLAAQWYRLAWWRLARSELNYRRFFTISDLIGLRAEDPEVFEATHATVLRLLREGVIDGLRVDHPDGLADPGAYLARLHKATGGRWTVVEKILTGHERLPAGWACAGTTGYDALRHIDGLFVCPLGDGQLFSVYRDFVTPLADSGGDWEETVRRAAYEVITHDLAAEVERLVRTASRISDRAPGPGDHAPWALRTAIRELLVRLPVYRPYAAERSRGEHDAAMLAAAAARARTVFRVPEEAQAVDLIRDLALGLTGEGPDRADFSARFAQTASALRAKSVEDTAFYRYLPLLSACEVGCDPGAPAVGSDTFHEYCARLQRDWPLTGTVLSTHDTKRSADVRARIAVLSECPERWRDLLNRVTARTAGGDDALAPDQQVAWMAWQTAFGLGRPSAERLIPSVLKAVREAGLCTSWTERDPVYEDAVTDFLRAGPCGPASSALTALAVELAPFIRANVLGAALLHLTMPGVPDLYQGTETEYAALVDPDNRRPARLRTALLGELLDGAAPRDLSGEKLLLTAAALRLRREHPGWFGPAATYTPLHAEGPEAGHCLAFARAGRVVTVVTRLSLRLAEDGGWDRTELPLPSAGPWRELLTGRELTGQVAGLAGLLDRFPVALLVAG from the coding sequence ATGACGGCCGAATCCAGTGCGCCACCCACCGCCACGTACCGGCTTCAGCTCCAGCCGGGCTTCCCCTTCGCCGCCGCCGAGAAGGCCGTACCCCATCTCGCCGCGCTGGGCGTCTCCCACCTGCACCTCTCCCCCATCCTGGAAGCGGTGCCCGGGTCCACCCACGGCTACGACGTGGTGGACCACTCGGCGGTCCGCGCCGAGCTGGGCGGGGAGGAGGGGCTGCGCGCGCTGGCCGCGACAGCCGCGGCGCACGGCCTGGGGCTGGTGGTGGACATCGTGCCCAACCACATGGCCCTGCCGGCGCCGGAGTCGCTGAACGGGCCGCTGTGGGAGGTGCTGCGGGACGGTCCGGCGTCCCCGTACGCCCGCTGGTTCGACATCGAGTGGGACGGCGGGCACGGCGGCCGGATGCTGCTGCCCGTACTGGGCGGACGGCTCGGTGACGAGCTGCGCCATCTGCGTGTCGACGGGGACGTGCTGCGCTACCACGACCACGCCTTCCCGATACGCCCCGGTACGCGGGAGCTGCCGCTGCCCCGCCTGCTGGCCGCGCAGTGGTACCGGCTCGCCTGGTGGCGGCTGGCCCGCAGCGAGCTGAACTACCGCCGCTTCTTCACCATCTCCGACCTCATAGGACTGCGGGCCGAGGACCCGGAGGTCTTCGAAGCCACCCACGCCACGGTGCTGCGGCTGCTGCGCGAGGGCGTCATCGACGGGCTGCGGGTGGACCACCCGGACGGCCTGGCCGATCCGGGGGCGTACCTGGCCCGCCTCCACAAGGCCACCGGCGGGCGCTGGACGGTGGTCGAGAAGATCCTCACCGGCCACGAGCGGCTGCCGGCCGGCTGGGCCTGCGCGGGGACGACGGGCTATGACGCGCTGCGTCACATCGACGGGCTGTTCGTGTGCCCGCTGGGCGACGGCCAGCTCTTCTCGGTCTACCGGGACTTCGTCACCCCGCTGGCGGACAGCGGCGGCGACTGGGAGGAAACGGTACGCCGCGCCGCGTACGAGGTCATCACCCACGACCTGGCGGCGGAGGTGGAGCGCCTGGTGCGTACGGCGTCGCGGATCAGCGACCGGGCGCCCGGTCCCGGTGACCACGCGCCGTGGGCGCTGCGCACCGCGATCCGTGAGCTGCTGGTCCGGCTGCCCGTCTACCGCCCGTACGCCGCCGAGCGGTCCCGCGGGGAGCACGACGCCGCGATGCTGGCCGCCGCCGCCGCGCGGGCCCGTACGGTATTCCGGGTGCCGGAGGAGGCGCAGGCGGTGGATCTCATACGGGACCTGGCCCTCGGACTGACGGGCGAGGGGCCCGACCGGGCGGACTTCAGTGCCCGGTTCGCGCAGACCGCCTCCGCGCTGCGCGCCAAATCGGTGGAGGACACCGCCTTCTACCGCTATCTGCCGCTGCTGTCGGCCTGCGAGGTGGGGTGCGACCCGGGGGCGCCGGCCGTGGGTTCGGACACCTTCCACGAGTACTGCGCGCGGCTCCAGCGGGACTGGCCGCTGACCGGTACGGTGCTCTCCACCCACGACACCAAGCGCAGCGCCGACGTCCGGGCGCGTATCGCCGTACTGTCCGAGTGCCCCGAGCGCTGGCGGGACCTGCTGAACCGGGTGACCGCGCGCACCGCGGGCGGCGACGACGCCCTGGCGCCGGACCAGCAGGTGGCCTGGATGGCCTGGCAGACCGCGTTCGGACTCGGCAGGCCGTCGGCGGAGCGGCTGATCCCCTCGGTGCTCAAGGCGGTCCGCGAGGCGGGGCTGTGCACGTCGTGGACCGAGCGGGACCCCGTCTACGAGGACGCGGTGACCGACTTCCTGCGCGCCGGGCCCTGCGGTCCGGCCTCCTCCGCGCTCACCGCGCTGGCGGTGGAACTGGCCCCCTTCATCCGCGCCAACGTGCTGGGCGCGGCGCTGCTGCATCTGACCATGCCCGGCGTGCCCGACCTGTACCAGGGCACCGAGACGGAGTACGCGGCGCTGGTCGACCCGGACAACCGCCGCCCGGCCCGCCTGCGGACCGCGCTGCTCGGCGAGCTGCTGGACGGGGCCGCGCCGCGCGACCTGTCCGGGGAGAAGCTGCTGCTGACGGCGGCGGCCCTGCGGCTGCGCCGGGAGCACCCGGGGTGGTTCGGCCCGGCCGCCACGTACACGCCGCTGCACGCCGAGGGCCCGGAGGCCGGGCACTGTCTGGCCTTCGCACGGGCCGGCCGGGTGGTGACGGTCGTCACCCGGCTCTCGCTGCGGCTCGCCGAGGACGGCGGCTGGGACCGTACGGAACTGCCGCTTCCGTCCGCGGGGCCCTGGCGGGAGCTGCTGACCGGGCGCGAGCTGACGGGGCAGGTGGCGGGCCTGGCCGGGCTGCTGGACCGGTTTCCGGTGGCACTGCTGGTCGCCGGCTGA
- a CDS encoding peptidase inhibitor family I36 protein — protein sequence MIRKFAVPFGVLALSTVGLLGTAPNAGAGTPPAEDGVRAGTFYLYQHDDYKGYSYDYRGSDSNFTNNYWNHDSSKGSINDGTSSVQNHTDRNVVLWQNAGYTGDNYFSKKNSVDRDLSNNHFDNKASSIQFQ from the coding sequence ATGATCCGGAAATTCGCCGTGCCGTTCGGTGTCCTCGCCCTGAGCACCGTGGGCCTGCTCGGAACCGCCCCGAACGCCGGCGCCGGCACACCGCCCGCCGAGGACGGGGTGCGGGCGGGAACCTTCTATCTGTACCAGCACGACGACTACAAGGGCTATTCCTACGACTACCGTGGCAGCGACTCCAATTTCACCAACAACTACTGGAACCACGACAGTTCCAAGGGGTCGATCAACGACGGCACCAGCTCGGTGCAGAACCACACCGACCGCAATGTCGTGCTGTGGCAGAACGCCGGCTACACCGGTGACAACTACTTCTCCAAGAAGAATTCCGTCGACCGGGACCTGAGCAACAACCACTTCGACAACAAGGCCAGTTCCATCCAGTTCCAGTAA
- a CDS encoding DUF1707 and FHA domain-containing protein, which produces MTSLQFPARPARPSEADRERALELLREGAAQGRLSQDTFLRRLELVLTARHRDELTAATGDLESRGRFQSAVLRTVGKVSAFNIMVRRAWRAERLPKLLLPSPGPFPLVIGRAPGAGLRLNHDTVSRIHAELRSTGESWLLRDLGSTNGTCVNGRRVIGEVTVRPGDHVTFGRVDYLLTQG; this is translated from the coding sequence ATGACATCGCTTCAGTTCCCGGCGCGGCCGGCCCGCCCGTCGGAGGCCGACCGGGAACGTGCCCTGGAGCTGCTGCGCGAGGGCGCGGCCCAGGGCCGGCTGTCCCAGGACACCTTCCTGCGCCGTCTGGAGCTCGTGCTCACCGCCCGGCACCGCGACGAACTGACCGCGGCCACCGGCGACCTGGAGTCCCGGGGGCGCTTCCAGAGTGCCGTGCTGCGGACCGTGGGCAAGGTGTCGGCGTTCAACATCATGGTGCGCAGGGCGTGGCGCGCGGAGCGGCTGCCGAAGCTGCTGCTGCCCTCGCCCGGCCCGTTCCCGCTGGTCATAGGGCGGGCGCCGGGCGCGGGCCTGCGCCTGAACCACGACACCGTCTCCCGCATCCACGCCGAGCTGCGCAGCACCGGCGAGAGCTGGCTGCTGCGCGACCTCGGCTCCACGAACGGGACGTGCGTCAACGGCCGCCGGGTCATCGGCGAGGTGACCGTCCGCCCCGGCGACCACGTCACGTTCGGCCGCGTGGACTACCTCCTGACGCAGGGGTAG
- a CDS encoding histidine kinase: protein MRRFHRIHRTRRDWATDIGLFLFAASFAAISSQSLPGTELSPAWQIADQVAGGLACASVFLRRRRPVQIAVVLLLGGTFAHYLTGPALVAVFTVAARRPWRTTAWVAALAFAPLPLFFAELPEYDQERAGRALTYFALMAGALGWGLFRRARQQLIASLRERAERAEAEAALRAERARQRVREEIAREMHDVLAHRLSLLSVHAGALEYHPSAPAAEIERAAGVIRESAHRALQDLREVIGVLRAPVQDGRPQPTLRDVPRLVEESREAGAVIAYEPPERAAGEAVPEDLGRTAYRIVQEGLTNARKHAPDAPVRVRISGRPGEGLDVEVRNALPSGAGDTDIPGAGQGLIGLAERAELAGGRLEHGRAGPDFRLAAWLPWPADRGAPGG from the coding sequence ATGCGCCGCTTCCACCGCATCCACCGCACCCGCCGCGACTGGGCCACCGACATCGGTCTGTTCCTCTTCGCGGCGTCCTTCGCCGCGATCAGCTCCCAATCGCTGCCCGGGACCGAGCTGAGCCCCGCCTGGCAGATCGCCGACCAGGTGGCGGGCGGCCTCGCCTGCGCCTCGGTGTTCCTGCGCCGGCGCCGGCCGGTCCAGATCGCCGTCGTCCTGCTGCTGGGCGGAACGTTTGCGCACTACCTGACCGGCCCGGCCCTGGTCGCCGTCTTCACCGTCGCCGCCCGCCGCCCGTGGCGCACCACGGCCTGGGTCGCCGCCCTCGCCTTCGCCCCGCTGCCCCTCTTCTTCGCCGAGCTGCCGGAGTACGACCAGGAGCGCGCCGGCCGGGCGCTCACCTACTTCGCGCTGATGGCCGGGGCCCTGGGGTGGGGGCTGTTCCGGCGCGCACGGCAACAGCTCATCGCCTCGCTGCGGGAGCGGGCGGAGCGGGCCGAGGCGGAGGCGGCACTGCGCGCGGAGCGGGCCCGGCAGCGGGTGCGCGAGGAGATCGCCCGTGAGATGCACGACGTGCTCGCGCACCGGCTGTCGCTGCTGAGCGTGCACGCCGGGGCGCTGGAGTACCACCCCTCGGCCCCGGCCGCCGAGATCGAGCGCGCGGCGGGGGTGATCCGCGAGAGCGCGCACCGGGCGCTCCAGGATCTGCGCGAGGTGATCGGTGTGCTGCGGGCCCCGGTCCAGGACGGGCGTCCGCAGCCGACGCTGCGGGACGTACCGCGGCTCGTGGAGGAGTCACGGGAGGCCGGGGCCGTGATCGCTTACGAGCCCCCGGAGCGGGCCGCCGGGGAAGCGGTGCCCGAGGATCTGGGACGTACGGCCTACCGGATCGTCCAGGAAGGGCTGACCAACGCCCGCAAGCACGCCCCGGACGCCCCGGTGCGGGTACGGATCTCCGGCCGCCCGGGCGAGGGGCTGGACGTGGAGGTGCGCAACGCCCTGCCCTCCGGTGCCGGGGACACGGACATTCCCGGAGCCGGGCAGGGGCTGATCGGGCTGGCCGAACGCGCGGAGCTGGCCGGCGGGCGGCTGGAGCACGGCCGGGCCGGGCCGGACTTCCGGCTGGCGGCCTGGCTACCCTGGCCCGCGGACCGCGGAGCGCCGGGCGGATGA
- a CDS encoding response regulator transcription factor — protein sequence MIRVLLVDDDPLVRAGLRLMLGGAPDIEVVAEAADGSEVAPLVAAHAPDVVLMDIRMPGTDGLAATEALRRSPEPPEVIVLTTFNTDEHVLRALRAGAAGFVLKDTPPREFVTAVRKVAAGEPVLSPAVTQQLIAQVSGGAGQDARAARARERLAVLGEREREVAVAVGRGRSNAEIAAELYLSVPTVKTHVSRVLTKLDLNNRVQIALLVHDAGEC from the coding sequence GTGATCCGTGTCCTGCTCGTCGACGACGACCCACTCGTACGGGCCGGTCTGCGCCTGATGCTCGGCGGGGCACCCGACATCGAGGTGGTGGCGGAGGCCGCCGACGGCAGCGAGGTCGCCCCTCTCGTCGCGGCCCACGCCCCCGACGTCGTCCTGATGGACATCCGGATGCCGGGGACGGACGGGCTGGCCGCCACCGAGGCGCTGCGGCGGAGCCCCGAGCCGCCCGAGGTCATCGTGCTGACCACCTTCAACACCGACGAGCACGTGCTGCGGGCCCTGCGGGCGGGTGCGGCCGGGTTCGTACTGAAGGACACCCCGCCGCGGGAGTTCGTCACGGCGGTACGGAAGGTGGCGGCCGGCGAGCCCGTACTGTCACCGGCCGTCACGCAGCAGCTCATCGCGCAGGTGTCGGGCGGCGCGGGGCAGGACGCGCGGGCGGCCCGCGCCCGCGAGCGGCTGGCCGTGCTCGGCGAGCGGGAGCGGGAGGTCGCGGTGGCCGTGGGCCGGGGCAGGTCGAATGCGGAGATCGCCGCGGAGCTGTATCTGTCCGTGCCCACGGTCAAGACGCATGTCTCACGCGTCCTGACCAAGCTGGACCTGAACAACCGGGTGCAGATCGCACTGCTGGTGCACGACGCCGGCGAGTGCTGA